One genomic window of Candidatus Pseudobacter hemicellulosilyticus includes the following:
- a CDS encoding sigma-70 family RNA polymerase sigma factor, which translates to MSGQDTQVQYIDKELLARIAAGDGDAFHEFYRHFAPRLRAYVLKSTRSDSATEEILQASFIRIWLSRDKLPDIDNVPAWVYTVTARVCLQHFRRTKREKERMDRLQVVAPAETITTPMELMYLEEIRSVIQRALVQMPDSRRTIYRLSREQGKKPAEIAQLQGMPVGTVKNQLSAAMREIRESLALAGYGQFAWLLVCFPFFK; encoded by the coding sequence ATGTCTGGGCAGGATACACAGGTACAATATATAGATAAGGAGTTGCTTGCCCGGATAGCAGCCGGCGATGGGGATGCCTTTCATGAATTTTACCGGCATTTTGCGCCCAGGCTGCGCGCCTATGTGCTCAAATCCACCCGGTCTGACTCAGCTACCGAAGAAATTTTACAGGCCAGCTTTATACGTATCTGGCTTTCCCGCGACAAACTCCCGGACATTGACAATGTCCCCGCCTGGGTATACACCGTTACGGCCCGGGTCTGCCTCCAGCATTTCCGCAGGACCAAAAGGGAAAAAGAACGAATGGACCGCCTCCAGGTGGTAGCCCCTGCCGAAACTATTACCACCCCCATGGAGCTGATGTACCTGGAAGAGATCCGGTCCGTGATACAGCGGGCATTGGTACAAATGCCGGACAGCCGCCGCACCATTTACCGGCTGAGCCGGGAGCAGGGTAAAAAACCGGCCGAGATAGCCCAGCTGCAGGGCATGCCTGTAGGTACGGTGAAGAACCAGCTGTCGGCCGCCATGCGCGAGATCCGGGAATCCCTGGCCCTGGCCGGTTACGGGCAGTTTGCCTGGCTACTGGTCTGCTTTCCCTTTTTTAAATAA
- a CDS encoding nucleoside transporter C-terminal domain-containing protein → MSPVLENILRGTLGMFFLLFVCFLLSNNRRAINWKLVGIGIVAQICFALGVQKVNFVKSFFTYVSEKFVDLINIGHKGIEFIFGNLADSTGGWAYIFAVQVLPNIIFFAAVSAMLYYLGVLQFIVYIFAWLLKKLGISGPESVSTAANIFLGQTEAPLMIRPFLDKMNRSEIMCIMVGGFANTAGSVLAAYVGFLGGNDPDQQKFFALHMLSQSIMSAPAAIVISKIMFPQTENVMRELKVPKEKIGDNFLDAISQGTTDGLKLAVNVGAMLIVFTALMYLANYILGSVGSWININDDIARITDGRYDSLSLQMILGYIFSPVAWLIGINSHEMVQVGQLLGEKTILNEFVAYISFGQMKTSGAISDPKSILITTYALCGFANFASIGIQIGGISQLAPNQRKNLTELGVKALIGGTIACLMCGCIAGAMM, encoded by the coding sequence ATGAGTCCTGTACTGGAAAACATCCTCCGCGGCACCTTAGGAATGTTTTTTCTTCTCTTTGTCTGCTTCCTGCTCAGCAATAACCGCAGGGCCATTAACTGGAAACTGGTGGGTATTGGCATCGTGGCCCAGATCTGTTTTGCACTCGGCGTCCAGAAAGTGAATTTTGTAAAGTCGTTCTTTACCTATGTCTCCGAAAAATTTGTTGACCTCATCAATATCGGTCATAAGGGTATCGAGTTCATCTTCGGTAACCTGGCTGATTCCACCGGCGGCTGGGCTTATATCTTTGCCGTACAGGTTCTCCCCAATATCATCTTCTTTGCAGCCGTATCCGCCATGCTGTATTACCTGGGCGTGCTGCAGTTCATTGTCTACATCTTTGCCTGGCTGCTGAAAAAGCTGGGTATCTCCGGCCCGGAAAGCGTATCCACCGCGGCCAATATCTTCCTGGGACAAACAGAGGCGCCCCTGATGATCCGGCCCTTCCTGGACAAAATGAACCGCTCCGAGATCATGTGTATCATGGTAGGCGGCTTTGCCAATACCGCGGGCAGCGTACTGGCCGCCTATGTGGGTTTCCTGGGTGGCAATGACCCGGACCAGCAGAAGTTTTTTGCCCTTCATATGCTCAGCCAGTCTATCATGAGCGCCCCGGCCGCCATTGTGATCTCCAAGATCATGTTCCCCCAGACGGAGAACGTGATGCGGGAACTGAAAGTACCGAAGGAAAAGATCGGCGATAATTTCCTGGACGCCATTTCCCAGGGCACCACTGATGGCCTCAAGCTGGCCGTGAACGTGGGCGCCATGCTGATCGTATTCACCGCCCTGATGTACCTGGCCAATTATATCCTGGGCTCAGTAGGCAGCTGGATCAATATCAATGATGATATTGCCCGGATCACCGACGGCCGTTATGACTCCCTCTCCCTCCAGATGATCCTGGGGTATATCTTCTCCCCCGTTGCCTGGCTGATAGGGATCAACAGCCATGAGATGGTCCAGGTAGGGCAGCTATTGGGAGAAAAGACCATCCTGAACGAGTTTGTAGCCTATATTTCTTTTGGACAGATGAAGACTTCAGGCGCCATCAGTGATCCCAAGTCGATCCTGATCACCACCTATGCCCTCTGCGGTTTTGCCAACTTTGCCAGTATCGGCATCCAGATAGGCGGTATCAGCCAGCTGGCGCCCAACCAGCGGAAGAACCTTACTGAGCTGGGGGTCAAAGCACTGATCGGCGGCACCATTGCCTGCCTGATGTGCGGCTGCATTGCCGGGGCCATGATGTAA
- the mqnE gene encoding aminofutalosine synthase MqnE, with protein MNIPVEQIIAAEKDAALRAIAEKIYRKERISPEEGVTLFEKGSLAFVGSLANFVRERMHGDTTYFNRNFHIEPTNVCVFSCKFCSYSRLYAHREEGWELSTDQMLDIVKHYDGKPVTEVHIVGGVHPKLTMEFFAELLRKIKAHRPELHVKGFTPVELDYMFRKAKVSVEEGMAYLNKAGLDSMPGGGAEIFHPEIRQQICDDKVDAEGWLKMHEVAHNLGMNTNCTMLYGHIEQYWHRVDHMERLRQLQDRTGGFNTFIPLKFRNKQNDMSNVDESGIIEDMRMYAIARLYMDNIPHLKAYWPMLGRKSAQLTLSFGVNDIDGTIDDSTKIYSMAGSEEQNPALSTAQLVTLIKQVKRKPVERDTLYKELRDYSNIELKEIEANPLLN; from the coding sequence ATGAATATTCCAGTAGAACAGATCATTGCCGCCGAAAAAGATGCGGCCCTCCGTGCCATCGCAGAAAAGATCTATCGCAAGGAAAGGATCAGTCCCGAAGAAGGAGTAACCCTTTTTGAAAAAGGTTCCCTCGCCTTTGTAGGATCGCTGGCTAATTTTGTACGCGAACGCATGCATGGGGATACAACCTATTTCAACCGCAATTTTCATATTGAGCCCACCAACGTCTGTGTTTTTTCCTGTAAGTTCTGCTCCTATTCCCGGCTTTATGCCCACCGCGAGGAAGGATGGGAACTCAGTACCGACCAGATGCTGGACATTGTAAAGCATTACGACGGCAAGCCCGTTACCGAAGTGCATATTGTAGGTGGGGTCCATCCCAAGCTCACGATGGAATTCTTTGCTGAACTGCTGCGCAAGATCAAGGCGCACCGGCCTGAACTGCATGTGAAAGGGTTTACGCCCGTGGAACTGGATTATATGTTCCGCAAAGCCAAGGTATCTGTGGAAGAAGGGATGGCCTACCTCAACAAGGCCGGACTGGATTCCATGCCCGGCGGCGGCGCCGAGATCTTCCACCCCGAGATCCGCCAGCAGATCTGTGACGATAAAGTAGATGCCGAAGGCTGGCTGAAGATGCATGAAGTGGCCCATAACCTGGGCATGAACACCAACTGCACCATGCTCTACGGTCATATTGAACAATACTGGCACCGGGTAGACCATATGGAACGCCTGCGCCAGCTGCAGGACCGGACCGGTGGTTTCAATACCTTCATTCCCCTGAAGTTCCGCAACAAGCAGAATGATATGAGCAATGTGGATGAGTCCGGTATCATAGAGGACATGCGCATGTATGCCATCGCTCGCCTGTATATGGACAATATACCTCACCTCAAGGCCTACTGGCCTATGCTGGGCCGCAAGAGCGCCCAGCTGACCCTGAGCTTTGGCGTGAATGATATTGACGGCACCATTGACGACAGCACCAAGATCTATTCCATGGCCGGCTCTGAAGAGCAGAATCCAGCCCTCAGCACGGCCCAGCTGGTGACGCTGATCAAACAGGTGAAGCGCAAACCGGTAGAGCGGGATACCCTCTACAAAGAGCTGCGTGATTATTCCAATATTGAGCTGAAAGAAATTGAGGCCAATCCGTTGCTGAACTGA
- a CDS encoding L-serine ammonia-lyase gives MPHEAISVFDIFKIGVGPSSSHTLGPWRAAQRFLQSLEAQGQLSNVTAVRVLLYGSLAKTGKGHGTDIAVELGLAGDDPVTFDVHQIQPKIQTISSTRRIQLNGQHWIDFDPATDIEFLMTESLPFHPNALTFLASFTDGAQVAETYYSVGGGFVTREGETAGAQDSVQLPFPIDKADDLLHWCRKTGLPIHEVVMENENSWRPEADTRSGMLNIWRVMKECIYRGCHTRGMLPGGLNVKRRAADLNTRLSAGRPYHDYDSWIRSIREGGQDFKYTLDWVSCFALAVNEENASFGRVVTAPTNGAAGVIPAVLQYFVAFCDGYREDRILQFMLTAAEIGSIFKKGATISAAMGGCQAEIGVSSAMAAAGLTEAMGGSQRQSMMAAEIAMEHHLGLTCDPIAGLVQIPCIERNTMGAIKAITASQLALQSTPDFARVSLDGVIRTMWDTAKDMSFKYKETAEGGLAVHIPISLSEC, from the coding sequence TTGCCACACGAAGCCATTTCAGTTTTCGATATTTTCAAGATCGGCGTAGGCCCTTCCAGCTCTCATACGCTTGGCCCCTGGCGGGCCGCCCAGCGCTTCCTGCAGTCCCTGGAGGCACAGGGCCAGCTGAGCAATGTAACGGCTGTACGTGTGCTGCTCTATGGCTCCCTGGCTAAGACCGGCAAAGGCCATGGAACAGATATCGCTGTGGAACTGGGACTGGCCGGTGATGATCCCGTTACTTTCGACGTACACCAGATACAACCCAAAATACAGACCATCAGCAGTACCAGGAGGATACAGCTGAACGGGCAGCACTGGATAGATTTTGACCCCGCTACGGATATAGAGTTCCTGATGACTGAATCCCTCCCTTTTCACCCCAACGCCCTGACCTTCCTGGCCAGCTTTACCGATGGCGCCCAGGTTGCCGAGACCTACTACTCCGTTGGCGGCGGCTTTGTGACCCGGGAAGGAGAAACAGCAGGAGCCCAGGACAGCGTTCAGCTGCCTTTCCCCATTGATAAGGCGGACGACCTGCTGCACTGGTGCCGGAAAACGGGTCTCCCCATCCATGAAGTGGTGATGGAGAATGAGAACAGCTGGAGACCTGAAGCCGATACCCGCAGCGGTATGCTCAATATCTGGCGCGTGATGAAGGAGTGTATTTACCGGGGCTGCCATACCCGCGGTATGCTGCCCGGAGGACTCAACGTAAAAAGACGCGCGGCTGATCTCAATACCAGGCTATCGGCCGGCCGGCCTTACCACGACTATGACTCCTGGATCCGTTCCATCCGTGAGGGCGGCCAGGATTTTAAGTATACGCTCGACTGGGTCAGCTGTTTTGCCCTGGCCGTTAACGAAGAGAACGCCTCTTTTGGCCGGGTGGTCACAGCTCCCACCAATGGCGCCGCCGGGGTGATCCCCGCCGTGCTCCAGTATTTTGTGGCTTTCTGCGATGGCTACCGGGAAGACAGGATACTGCAGTTCATGCTCACCGCTGCCGAGATCGGCAGCATTTTTAAAAAGGGCGCCACCATCTCCGCCGCTATGGGCGGTTGCCAGGCCGAGATCGGCGTTTCCTCCGCTATGGCCGCAGCCGGTCTGACCGAGGCTATGGGCGGCAGCCAGCGCCAGTCTATGATGGCCGCTGAAATTGCCATGGAGCACCACCTGGGCCTCACCTGCGATCCCATTGCCGGCCTGGTGCAGATACCCTGTATTGAGCGCAATACCATGGGTGCTATCAAGGCTATCACCGCCTCCCAGCTGGCCCTGCAAAGCACGCCGGATTTTGCGCGCGTATCGCTGGATGGCGTTATCCGCACCATGTGGGATACTGCCAAGGACATGAGCTTTAAGTACAAGGAAACAGCAGAAGGCGGACTGGCTGTGCATATTCCCATCAGCCTGAGCGAGTGCTAA
- a CDS encoding FKBP-type peptidyl-prolyl cis-trans isomerase has product MGKPLLCLLWVACLCAGCFKKENDCAARNITAPDPEVKLVAEYLAGHNIPATRHQSGLYYRTITEGSGRSPAICSSIKVNFSGTLPNGTRFEGDNGVALNLRMMLESWRIALPLMKEGGRVILYVPPTLGYGSTGKQDKDTGAEIVAPDAPIIIYDITFLSIN; this is encoded by the coding sequence ATGGGTAAACCACTATTGTGCCTGCTTTGGGTTGCCTGTCTTTGTGCCGGCTGCTTCAAGAAAGAGAACGACTGCGCCGCCCGGAATATCACAGCACCAGATCCGGAGGTGAAACTGGTAGCCGAATACCTGGCTGGTCATAATATACCCGCCACCAGGCACCAGAGCGGTCTTTATTACCGGACCATTACGGAAGGCAGCGGCCGTTCGCCCGCTATCTGCTCCAGTATCAAGGTCAATTTCTCCGGCACCCTGCCCAATGGCACCCGTTTTGAAGGGGATAACGGGGTAGCCCTCAACCTGCGCATGATGCTGGAATCCTGGCGTATCGCCCTCCCCCTGATGAAGGAAGGCGGCCGGGTGATCCTGTATGTACCGCCCACACTGGGTTATGGCAGCACCGGCAAACAGGATAAGGATACGGGCGCTGAAATAGTAGCGCCTGATGCACCCATCATCATCTATGATATTACCTTCCTGTCCATCAACTGA